The following proteins are co-located in the Papaver somniferum cultivar HN1 unplaced genomic scaffold, ASM357369v1 unplaced-scaffold_128, whole genome shotgun sequence genome:
- the LOC113332108 gene encoding uncharacterized protein LOC113332108, with protein MDKNSNPEIGHSVVDLTNSPVEITSIDLINNIEERCDAWKFSLIGRLDLARLKFSEAVLDLKNHWKLKGQCKMIPLGKGFFTIKLDNDHDRMTIKAGKWEVYNQVLWIRNWTPHFRPENHRTSQAMIWVHLPGLSLEYWDEATLFTISKALGTPVKVDEATLNFDNGYYARILVNIDLAAKIPNKLWIKTKFGGFMQNVILTKPPKFCDHCKIVGHLQIECRAKTSSPHEVTKSTVNATPKSTNQSHGMKFDICDPLFCSGNQHKGSSPNNSASEVENCETPIISVGVGHHVNPVNISAGMFGSLQNSSEEENIIEMHEDSVNKQIVYKKDTSLQGNEILSPAIIQQVAEDNAVEKSVINFINGKDGSMSEERIPNTSWSKIIQKPSSSKTKPVPVQQKEAPAKNKVQQVNNKYNFKKNQGKGGNNDLQSLQ; from the coding sequence ATGGATAAAAATTCAAATCCAGAAATAGGTCATTCAGTTGTCGATTTAACAAATTCTCCAGTTGAGATTACAtccattgatttgattaataacatAGAAGAACGTTGTGATGCTTGGAAATTCTCATTAATTGGTCGTTTGGATTTAGCTCGATTAAAATTTTCTGAAGCTGTTCTAGATCTAAAAAATCATTGGAAGCTTAAAGGTCAATGTAAAATGATTCCACTAGGCAAAGGTTTTTTCACTATCAAACTTGATAATGATCATGACAGGATGACTATCAAAGCAGGAAAATGGGAAGTTTATAATCAAGTTTTATGGATTCGGAATTGGACTCCACATTTTAGACCAGAGAATCATAGAACTTCACAGGCAATGATTTGGGTACATCTCCCAGGTCTAAGTTTGGAATATTGGGATGAAGCAACTCTTTTCACAATCTCTAAAGCTCTTGGAACACCAGTAAAGGTTGATGAAGCTACACTTAACTTTGATAATGGGTATTATGCAAGAATTCTGGTTAATATTGATTTAGCAGCTAAAATTCCTAATAAGTTATGGATTAAAACAAAGTTTGGAGGATTTATGCAGAATGTGATTCTaacaaaacccccaaaatttTGTGATCACTGTAAGATTGTGGGGCACTTACAGATTGAATGCAGAGCAAAAACCTCTTCTCCACATGAAGTTACTAAGTCAACTGTGAATGCAACACCAAAGAGCACTAATCAATCTCATGGTATGAAGTTTGATATATGTGATCCATTATTTTGTTCTGGAAATCAACACAAAGGTTCTTCTCCTAACAATTCTGCCAGTGAGGTTGAGAATTGTGAAACTCCAATTATATCTGTTGGAGTGGGTCATCATGTGAATCCTGTAAACATTTCAGCAGGTATGTTTGGTTCTTTACAAAATTCTTCCGAGGAGGAAAATATAATTGAAATGCATGAAGATAGTGTGAATAAGCAAATAGTGTACAAGAAGGATACATCTCTACAGGGTAATGAAATTCTATCTCCAGCAATAATACAACAAGTAGCAGAGGATAATGCAGTTGAAAAGAGTGTGATTAACTTCATTAATGGCAAAGATGGATCAATGTCAGAGGAAAGAATTCCAAATACTTCTTGGTCAAAAATTATTCAAAAACCTTCATCTTCAAAAACAAAGCCAGTTCCAGTACAACAAAAGGAGGCTCCAGCAAAAAATAAAGTTCAACAAGTTAACAACAAATATAACTTCAAAAAGAATCAAGGAAAGGGAGGTAATAATGACCTTCAATCCTTACAATGA